From Temnothorax longispinosus isolate EJ_2023e chromosome 3, Tlon_JGU_v1, whole genome shotgun sequence, one genomic window encodes:
- the LOC139810111 gene encoding uncharacterized protein, translated as MDTGYWKLRQDSPIINSDSYRKMIGALLYVAVNTRPDIAAPIAILGQHVEAPKRVDWVEVKRVARYLKETIDYELRLSGNDGRKSTLEGYADANWAEDRENRKSNSGYVFKLNGGAVSWACRKQGCVALSSTEAELVALAEICQETVWLRKLLESFGKTQKNPTTIYEDNQSCINRLKTGGFTNRTKHIDTKYFYARELETAGEITIKYCPTESNEADMLTKAIGAINMKKLCENVGLKKWN; from the coding sequence ATGGACACCGGATACTGGAAACTTCGACAAGACTCGCCAATAATCAATAGCGACTCTTACCGGAAAATGATAGGAGCATTACTATATGTCGCAGTCAACACAAGACCTGATATTGCAGCACCCATCGCAATTTTGGGTCAACACGTCGAAGCACCGAAAAGAGTTGACTGGGTCGAAGTGAAACGCGTCGCAAGATACCTAAAAGAAACGATCGACTATGAATTGCGTCTGAGCGGCAACGATGGACGAAAGTCAACCCTAGAAGGCTACGCAGATGCAAATTGGGCCGAAGATCGAGAAAACAGAAAATCGAACAGCGGCTACGTATTCAAGCTGAATGGCGGCGCAGTCAGTTGGGCCTGTCGCAAGCAAGGATGCGTGGCGTTATCCTCGACGGAGGCCGAACTCGTCGCGCTGGCGGAAATATGCCAAGAGACAGTATGGCTGCGAAAACTGTTGGAGAGCTTCGGAAAAACGCAGAAGAATCCAACCACCATCTACGAAGATAATCAAAGCTGCATAAATCGCCTTAAAACGGGTGGTTTCACGAATAGGACGAAACACATCGACACCAAATACTTTTATGCCAGAGAACTGGAAACAGCAGGAGAGATTACAATCAAATATTGTCCCACAGAATCCAACGAAGCGGACATGCTGACGAAAGCTATTGGAGCCATCAATATGAAGAAACTCTGCGAGAACGTCGGCCTGAAGAAATGGAATTAA